GGATGAATCCCACGAGCAGCTCCCGGTGGGTCGCCGCCCAGGACCGGCGCGCGGCGCCGACGACCCCCTGGTACCGGCGCAGGACATCGAGCGCATTCCCCAAGAGCCGGAACCCCCGTTGTTGCGCGAGGACCTCGAATGGTGTCACGAGCAGCGTGCCGGCGTGCTCGCCCCGCAGCAGAGCTTGCCACCGTTCAAGCACGCCGCCGGCGGGAACGAGCGAGTAATCTTTGGGCCCTAATCCGTTGGCCTCCAGCATCTTGCGGAGGACAAACGCGTATCCCGTGGAAGGGGCGTCCACCGAGAGGGTCTTCCCACGCAGATCTGCGTACGTTTGTATCTCGGGTTTGACGATCAGACGTAGGAACCCGCTGTCTCCTCCCATGAACGCAAGCAAGTCCGGGCGCCCCGGGGCCAGGACCTCGCCCTGGCCTTCGTCGTAGGCAATTACGTTGTCTATCGCGGTCATCGCGATGTCAAACTCTCCATCGATCAGGTGCGTGAGTTGGAAAACCGAGCTTGGGGTCGGCGTCAATTGCACCGCAAGCCCGCGTTGGGCGAGGTATCCCTTCTCCTGGGCAACCCACAGCGGCAGGTTGAACCCGCCGGGGAACACGATGACCCTTAAAGGCTGTACCTGGGGGGCAGCGACCACCCTCCCCGGGATTGAAGCGTCGAGGATCGTCAAGGCCGTGGTCGCCAAAAACTGGCGCCGTGTCATCATAGTTATCCGCTTCGCGTATTCCGTTTCCGCTTCCCCATTCCTTCCAAAGCTTGTAGTTGAGGGTGATCGAACGGAACCGGGCGCGAAACACGTGCAAATTCTGACCTTCCCCCAAAGCCTTGCCATAATCCTTTCCCTGTCCAACCGTACCGTCTTGTCGTAGCCGGTAGTGTGGGGATGAAGCCCGGGCTGCCGGGATCCTAAATCAGCGTACCCCGAGAAGAGGGGGTCTTAGGAAAACCGCCCTCTGAGCGATTTGTGCTCAGAGCAGATGCGGCACCAATCGGCCTGCGCGAAACGGCGCACAGACGTCAACGCCCCCAGGCAGGGGGGTGTGAGGGGCTGGGAGAAGGCATCATCGGAAGTCGGCTTCGATACTATCCAGGCGATCGACTTCGCGTGTGAGGTGGTAGGGCCTATGGCTCCTCAAGGTTCGAACGGAGGATGCCCATCGCGGCCGCTCCTCTGGTTGGCGGGGATCTTGATCACTGTGCTCATCGGTTCCGTGTACGTGCAAGTGTCGGAGGCATCTTCTCCGACGGCTGGCATCACGGTGATAGGCATCGCCGCCGGGAGTACATATCTCGCGATTGTTGAAATGGACGGACTGTCGTACGTTGTCGGCGTGGGCGATCGCATCCGGGACTTCACCGTGACCGCCATCTCAGGGAACGAGGTCGTCCTTCGGCGGCACGATCGGACCTTCAGGCTACAACTGGCCCGGGCTGAGACTGCTCCGGTCCGCGCGGAGAGAGTCGCGCGCGCCGTCGCAATTCCGACAGTGGCCACTCAAGCTGCGCCGATCGCAGCATCGAACATCGCTTCCCCGCCGGCGGCGCAGCAGCCCACAGGAGTCTCCCCCTCCGCGCTACCTCCAACCACGACCGTCACCGCTGTGCGCTTGGGACCGACAGGTTACCCGGCACAAACCACGGTCCCGGTGTGGGGGGTTCCACTCACGCCGGCTCCTCCGAGCCCACCGGTCATGTCCCCTGGCGCGACTTTGTACACGCCTGCAGGCACCTCCGCGTACGGGTCCACGAACGCACCGATCACCACGGAGAGCGCGATCGCTCTGGGTGGAGTCACAGGGCTCCCTGTCGCCGCTAGCCAAGTACAATCGGCCGCACCGGTGCCCCCCCTGGGCGCGACTTTGTACACGCCTGCGGGCACCTCCGCGTACGGATCCACGAACGCGCCGATCACCGCGCAGAGCGCGATCTCGCTCCGCGGAGTCACGGCCCTCCCGGTCGCTTCTAACCAAGCGCAATTCGTCGCGCAGGTGTTGCCCCGGCCGACCTCAGGCCAAGCGGGGGCGATCGCGGCAGCTGCGGCGGCAACCGGAGGTGTCGCGGGCGGTGCGCGGCAGACGTCCACCCCTTCGGCAGTCTCACCGCCTCGACTGGTGAGCGGTGCGAGCGCGCAGCAGCCGGTTGCGGCATCAGCCAAAATACCCACCCCGGCCCTAGCGGCGGTTGTTTCGGCGCCAGCGCAGGTTCTTCGAGGCAGTGCGCAATTGTATCAGGTCAAGGTGGGTCCGATCTCCGATAAGCGCCGCGCCGAAGAAATTGCGAAGCGCTTGACCAAAGCGGGTTTCGCAGCCAAAGTCAGCGCGACCAGCGGGGCCCACTACACGGTAACGTTGAATCCTTCGCCGCAGACGGCTGTCGGCCAGAGCCTTGCCATTATTGAGTCCGCTCAGGCGGGCGTGCCGGTCAAGATCGAACTAGTCCCATAGCTCGGAGTTGCTCAGGGTCCGGACACTAATCGGGAATCGCCGGAAACGAACGGTTTCCCTCTAAGAACCGCGCCCCGCGACGTCGGCGGCATCCAGCGCGTCGCTGGGTGGTCGAACGCACAGGGGCTTGGCACAATCGAGTCCGGAAACTCCTTATCCACTTTGAGAAGCGGATGGAGAATTATCGCGGGTTGCTGCATTTGGCATATGCCCTCATTATCTATCGACTGGCGGTCCTGTGACGGGGTTCCAAAGGAATAGGGTATTGACATTTTAGTAAATGGCGTTTATTATACAGCTTGTGGTAAACGCCATTTACTATAGGGAGACAGCCATGGCACAGCAGAAGATCGACCTGCACGTCAATCCTGCCGACGAAACCATCCGTATCGGGCCGCTCGCGGTGCGCTTCTTGATCACCGGAGAGAACTCGAGTGGAAGTGTCGCAGTGTTTGAGCTCCTTGTCCCGGCCGCGCAGCGCCTGGCGGCTCCGGCGCATAGCCACGACCATTACGAAGAGACGATCTACGGCATCGACGGAGTGTTGACCTGGACCGTTGACGGGAGACCTTTCGACGTCGGGCCGGGGCAGGCACTCTGCATTCCGCGCGGCGCCATTCACCGGTTCGACAACACCGGAAGCCAGAACGTGAGGGCGCTCTGCGTGATCACGCCAGCCGTACTAGGTCCGCAGTATTTCCGCGAGTCTGCCGAGGTGATCAACCTGGCGGCCGGCGGGCCGCCGGACCGAGCGAAGATGGCGGAAATCATGCGCCGCCATGGCCTCACCCCGGCACCGTAACAGCGCACTGCGAGCCGGAGTAGCTCATTGACTTGGACTATTCACGACTGAGCCTCGTAGACCGGGAATGGCCGATCCCGTGAGGCTGTCATCGGCATGTAGGGGATGAGGAGGAACATGATGAAGGCTGTTGTGGTGGCTCCCGGCGAGGGACGGTTTATTGCGGTCGGGTGCACTGGCGCGGGCGTGACGGTCAAGGCGTCGGAAGCAGAGACCGGCGGCCTGTGCACCGTCTGGGAAGGACGAGTCGAGCCGGGGACGGTCGGCGCCGGGCCGCATTATCATCGCGGGCGCGACGAGTTCTTCTACGTCCTCAAAGGTGAGGTGGTGCTGCGCATCGGCGACGAGAGACACACGGCTGGAGCAGGCACATTCGCCTTTGTCCCGCGTGCAACGATCCACGGCTTTCACAATGCGAGCAGTGACAGCGCGATCCTCCTGGTTATGCATCATCCCGCCGGCTTCGAGCGCTATCTCGAGGAAATGCAGCAACTGGCTGCTCGGCACGGAGGCGAAGAGGAACAGGCCGCACTTGCTGCTCGCTTCGACATGATCCCGGTGCCGGCGTCTACGGGGCGAGTTGACGGAGCACACACAGTTCACGAACGTAAGAGTGCCACCCGCCGCTAGGGCAGGGACGAACATGGGGCGTAAAACGATCCGTGACCGCACGTCGAGCCTAACAAGTTCACCGGTCGAAACGAGAGATATGCGCATCGGCGCATTGTTGCGCGTACCGGCGCAGGCGATCCAGCGCCGTCTCATCAAGGAGTTGAATGCAGCGGGTTTTGAGGAGCTACGCGTGCCGCATATGGCGGTGCTGCAATATCCGAGCCCGGATGGGGTTCGCCCAGGCGTTCTCGCCGAGCGCGCGGGCATGAGCAAGCAGGCCATGAACCAGCTACTCCGGAGCCTTGAAGGCCTGGGCTATATCGTCCGGTCCGACGCACCCGACGAGGGCCGCGCGCGAATTATCCGCTTGACCAAACGCGGTCGCGCTGCGTACTCAAGAATCTCCGGCATACTCCGCGATATCGAGCGCGAATGGAGCGTTGAGCTTGGACCAGACCGTTTCGCCCAGCTCAAAGAGGTGCTATTCCGCGTCTGGGAGAGCCCGTTGACCCGCTCGCAGGCGGGAACGGCACAAGGGACTGAATAAGCACTAAGGTTTTTGGGGTAGATTCTAACATCGACAAGAGATTCCTACGACCTGTAGCACGCACTCCACCCTCTTTCCTACTCGTTTCTCACCGTTCCCGCACGGTCACAAGCCCCGCTCGTGTAGCGGGGCGGCTGACAGCAGACCTCCACATGAATCAGGAGTGCACGCTGGGCGAAACCGGTGTCACATACCGCCTGGCTCCTCGGGGGCAAGGTCCGGGGCGCCGTCCTCCGGCCGATCCGGGGTCGCACAAACGTCGCCCGATTCCTTATCGGTGTCACGGCGCGTTTCGCACCGGCCGGCGCGCGGTACGCGGTTGCGGATGACAACGGCAAGCCCACGCTGTTGGTTCCCGCAGTGATGGCACGCCAGCTGTCGTCGTCAGCATCGACGTTGATCGGGCGCGGATCCGCAATGTCTGGGCCATCGGCAACCCGGACAAGTTGGGCGCCGTGTGAGCGGTTCGCCTGAGGTGTCGGGGGCAGGACCCTGATGTCCCCATGGGCAGAGACCTAGAGCCTGCGGGCATTGGCCTGCTCGCGAGGAAGGTTTTGCCTACTGCATGCAGTATACACATTTATGGCCCGACTCACCGGCACCCTGAAGATACAGCGGTCTGAGCCAGTCACGGTCCAAGCGCACCGCACCCTTCGCCAGGCGATTTTGCAACAGCGCTTCAAGCCGGGGCAGCGCCTCATCGAAACGGAGCTGGCAGAGATGCTCGGCGTGAGTCGGACCCCGGTCCGGGAAGCCCTCTCCAAGCTGGAGTTCGAGGGTCTTGTCGACCTCGTCCCCACGGGCGGGGTCATCGTAAGGAATAGCGAAGAAGAGTTTGAGGAAATCTACGGGCTGCGCCAGCGCGTGGAAGGCTATGCCGCCAACGTGGCCGCCCGCAGAATCCGGCCCGAGGAACTCACCGCAATCGAGAAGGCATGCGATCGGGCGCTGGCCGCGTTGGACAGCACCTCCTTGGAGGAGCGCGCCGCGCTCAACAACGCATTCCACCAGCTGCTGACGGAATCGTCTCACAGCCGGCGGCTGATCCGTTTGGCCAACAGTTACCGGGAGTATTTTCTCAGCCACCGCACGCTGCAGTTCTACGACCGAGAGACGGCCGTGCGCCACCACACGCAGCACCGGCAGATCGTCGAGGCCCTCCGCCGGCGTGACGGCGACCGAGCGGAGCGCTTGCTCGCGGCGCACTTCCAGAGCGCGCTCGTGATCATCCGCGCCGCCCTCGGATCCGGAGGAGCGGGTTCTCCCGCCCCCGAGGGGAACCTCTGAAAACCGTCCTGCGCTGCGGCCGCGTCATCGACGGGACCGGCCAGCCGCCGCTCGACGGGGCCCTCATTCTGGTCGAGGACGGCGTGATCGCGGCCATCTGCCCGGCGGGGTCCGTCGACGGTCCAGCGGATACCCGCACAATCGACCTGCGAGCATCCACCGTGCTGCCGGGACTGATCGACGCGCACGATCACCTCTGCTTCGACTGGACGGATCCGAAGGAGCTCCTGGAGCGAGAGCCCGACACCTGGTCGGGTCTGCGCGGCGCCGCGAACTGCCGGAAGATATTGCGGGCGGGGATTACGACCCTCCGCGTGATGGGCGAGAAAAATCATATCGATCTGCTCCTCCGCCGGGCGATCCGGGACGGAATGATCGAGGGCCCGCACCTCCTGGTTAGCGGGCAAGCCATCACAATCACCGGAGGGGTGCAGAGCTGGTTCCCGGGCAACGGCGTAGACAGTGCCCCAGAAATTCGCACGCACATCCGCCGGCAGGCAAAGGCGGGCGTCGATCTGATCAAGATGTTTGCGACGGGGAGCGCTGCGACCCGTGCGGTGAACCCGCTCACCCCCTGCTTCTCGCGCGATGAGATCGTGACCGCGGTGGAGGAGGCGCGTCGGGTGAACCTGCCGCTGGCGGCTCACTGCCACGGCGGGACCGCCGCGCGCGACCTGGTCGACGCGGGCGCGTTCTCCATCGAGCACGGCGCCTGGCTCGACGACGATGTGCTCGCGGAGATGGCCCGCCGGGGGACGTTCCTCGTGCTCACGTCGGGGTACGCGCACGTCGTGGCCCGGCACGCCGGCGCGACGGCAACGCAGCGCGATCGATGCCTGGCGATGATCGAGGCGTACCGCCGGACCACGGCGCAGGCTCGCGAGCGCGGTGTGCGAATCGGCATCGGCACGGATGAGAACCACGGCGACCTGGCGATCGAAATGCAGAACCTCGTCGAGGGTGGG
The window above is part of the bacterium genome. Proteins encoded here:
- a CDS encoding transposase, coding for MAGNERFPSKNRAPRRRRHPARRWVVERTGAWHNRVRKLLIHFEKRMENYRGLLHLAYALIIYRLAVL
- a CDS encoding MarR family winged helix-turn-helix transcriptional regulator: MRIGALLRVPAQAIQRRLIKELNAAGFEELRVPHMAVLQYPSPDGVRPGVLAERAGMSKQAMNQLLRSLEGLGYIVRSDAPDEGRARIIRLTKRGRAAYSRISGILRDIEREWSVELGPDRFAQLKEVLFRVWESPLTRSQAGTAQGTE
- a CDS encoding ABC transporter substrate-binding protein, yielding MMTRRQFLATTALTILDASIPGRVVAAPQVQPLRVIVFPGGFNLPLWVAQEKGYLAQRGLAVQLTPTPSSVFQLTHLIDGEFDIAMTAIDNVIAYDEGQGEVLAPGRPDLLAFMGGDSGFLRLIVKPEIQTYADLRGKTLSVDAPSTGYAFVLRKMLEANGLGPKDYSLVPAGGVLERWQALLRGEHAGTLLVTPFEVLAQQRGFRLLGNALDVLRRYQGVVGAARRSWAATHRELLVGFIRAYRDALTWLYSPGNREEGIQILGRNAKFPSDLARKAFEILVDPFTGFAPAAAPDFEGIRTVLELRNQYTSPHKGLGGPLTYVDLRYYLAGEP
- a CDS encoding GntR family transcriptional regulator — translated: MARLTGTLKIQRSEPVTVQAHRTLRQAILQQRFKPGQRLIETELAEMLGVSRTPVREALSKLEFEGLVDLVPTGGVIVRNSEEEFEEIYGLRQRVEGYAANVAARRIRPEELTAIEKACDRALAALDSTSLEERAALNNAFHQLLTESSHSRRLIRLANSYREYFLSHRTLQFYDRETAVRHHTQHRQIVEALRRRDGDRAERLLAAHFQSALVIIRAALGSGGAGSPAPEGNL
- a CDS encoding cupin domain-containing protein — translated: MAQQKIDLHVNPADETIRIGPLAVRFLITGENSSGSVAVFELLVPAAQRLAAPAHSHDHYEETIYGIDGVLTWTVDGRPFDVGPGQALCIPRGAIHRFDNTGSQNVRALCVITPAVLGPQYFRESAEVINLAAGGPPDRAKMAEIMRRHGLTPAP
- a CDS encoding amidohydrolase family protein, coding for MIAAICPAGSVDGPADTRTIDLRASTVLPGLIDAHDHLCFDWTDPKELLEREPDTWSGLRGAANCRKILRAGITTLRVMGEKNHIDLLLRRAIRDGMIEGPHLLVSGQAITITGGVQSWFPGNGVDSAPEIRTHIRRQAKAGVDLIKMFATGSAATRAVNPLTPCFSRDEIVTAVEEARRVNLPLAAHCHGGTAARDLVDAGAFSIEHGAWLDDDVLAEMARRGTFLVLTSGYAHVVARHAGATATQRDRCLAMIEAYRRTTAQARERGVRIGIGTDENHGDLAIEMQNLVEGGYTPMEAIQAATSWNAAICRLAESAGSIEVGKRADVIAVEGDPLSDIRAVQRVRFVMKQGTVHRHDASEGEGGPWTSV
- a CDS encoding cupin domain-containing protein, translating into MMKAVVVAPGEGRFIAVGCTGAGVTVKASEAETGGLCTVWEGRVEPGTVGAGPHYHRGRDEFFYVLKGEVVLRIGDERHTAGAGTFAFVPRATIHGFHNASSDSAILLVMHHPAGFERYLEEMQQLAARHGGEEEQAALAARFDMIPVPASTGRVDGAHTVHERKSATRR